The Asticcacaulis excentricus genome has a segment encoding these proteins:
- the topA gene encoding type I DNA topoisomerase, translating to MNLVIVESPAKAKTINKYLGKDYTVLASYGHVRDLPSKDGSVKPDEDFAMSWEVDAKANKRLSDIADAAKKSDRVILATDPDREGEAISWHVLEVLNKKKVLKEKIVERVTFNAITKASVQEAMAAPRQIDMELVEAYLARRALDYLVGFTLSPVLWRKLPGARSAGRVQSVALKIIVDRELEIEKFKSEEYWTVDAEVSANSPPFTARLNVLNGKKLAKFDLNDAEKAEAARKAISLSKFAVESVEQKPGKRTPPPPFTTSTLQQEAARKLGFSAQRTMQTAQKLYEGVDIGGETTGLITYMRTDGVFIDPAAIGEIRKAVGERFGSAYVPSEPRLYKVKAKNAQEAHEAIRPTSIFRRPETLRLEGDQARLYELIWKRTMAAQMEAARVEKTTIDLLNQDRSIGLRATGQVITFDGYLALYEEGKDDETDEDGGRLPQLRTGTLVDVHDIKPAQHFTEPPPRYSEASLVKRMEELGIGRPSTYASILSVLRDRDYVRMDKNRFIPEDKGRLVTAFLDQFFSRYVQYDFTADLEEKLDLVSAGDLNWKALLREFWQDFHAKAGEISEFRVSEVLDRLNDALGPHIFPDKGDGSNPRACPTCGTGQLSLKTSRFGAFVGCSNYPECKYTRPVGNPENASEDTAASGDRELGNDPDTGKVVSLKIGRFGPYVQLGEAESKDDKPKRSSLPKAWPPASIDLDRALKLLSLPRKVGDHPEDGKPITAALGRFGPFIEHEKTYANLPSFDDIFEVGLNRAVVLLAEKRANAKGKASSVAPLKELGAHPESGDAIQVMAGRYGPYVKCGKVNATIPKDTQPEDVTLEQALALIEAKGGVKKTAAKKAPAKKAAAKKPAAKKASTAKKAEAEA from the coding sequence ATGAACCTCGTCATCGTCGAAAGCCCGGCCAAGGCCAAAACCATCAACAAATACCTGGGTAAGGACTATACCGTGCTGGCCTCCTACGGCCACGTGCGCGACCTGCCCTCGAAAGACGGTTCGGTCAAACCGGACGAAGACTTCGCCATGAGCTGGGAGGTGGACGCAAAGGCCAATAAGCGCCTGAGCGATATCGCCGATGCCGCAAAGAAGTCCGACCGCGTCATTCTGGCCACCGACCCGGACCGCGAAGGCGAGGCCATTTCGTGGCACGTGCTGGAAGTGCTCAATAAAAAGAAGGTGTTGAAGGAAAAGATCGTCGAGCGCGTCACCTTTAACGCCATCACCAAGGCTTCGGTTCAGGAGGCCATGGCCGCCCCGCGTCAGATCGATATGGAGCTGGTCGAGGCCTATCTGGCGCGTCGCGCGCTTGATTACCTCGTGGGCTTTACCCTGTCGCCCGTTCTGTGGCGCAAGCTGCCGGGCGCGCGTTCGGCCGGCCGCGTGCAGTCGGTGGCGCTCAAGATCATCGTTGATCGCGAGCTTGAGATCGAAAAGTTCAAGTCCGAAGAATACTGGACCGTCGATGCCGAGGTGTCAGCCAATTCGCCGCCCTTCACGGCGCGTCTGAACGTCCTGAACGGCAAGAAGCTCGCCAAGTTCGACCTCAACGACGCCGAAAAGGCCGAAGCGGCGCGCAAAGCCATCTCGCTATCGAAATTCGCCGTCGAATCGGTCGAACAGAAACCGGGCAAGCGCACCCCGCCGCCGCCCTTCACCACCTCGACCCTGCAACAGGAGGCGGCGCGTAAATTGGGTTTCTCGGCGCAGCGCACCATGCAGACGGCCCAGAAACTTTACGAAGGCGTCGATATTGGCGGCGAAACGACCGGCCTGATCACCTATATGCGGACCGATGGTGTGTTTATCGACCCGGCGGCCATAGGCGAGATTCGCAAGGCCGTGGGCGAGCGCTTCGGCAGCGCCTATGTGCCGTCCGAACCGCGCCTCTACAAGGTCAAGGCCAAGAACGCACAGGAGGCCCACGAAGCCATCCGCCCGACCTCCATCTTCCGCCGTCCGGAGACCCTGCGCCTCGAAGGCGATCAGGCGCGCCTGTACGAACTGATCTGGAAGCGCACCATGGCGGCCCAGATGGAGGCCGCCCGCGTCGAAAAGACCACGATTGACCTCCTCAATCAGGACAGGTCGATCGGTCTGCGCGCCACGGGTCAGGTCATCACCTTCGACGGCTATTTGGCGCTCTATGAAGAGGGCAAGGACGACGAGACGGACGAGGACGGTGGCCGCCTGCCGCAACTGCGCACCGGTACGCTGGTCGATGTGCACGACATCAAGCCGGCCCAGCACTTCACCGAGCCGCCGCCGCGCTATTCCGAAGCCTCGCTGGTCAAGCGCATGGAAGAGCTGGGCATTGGTCGCCCCTCGACCTACGCCTCGATCCTCAGCGTTCTGCGCGACCGCGACTACGTGCGCATGGACAAGAACCGCTTTATCCCGGAAGACAAGGGCCGTCTGGTCACCGCCTTCCTCGATCAGTTTTTCTCGCGCTACGTGCAGTATGATTTTACCGCCGATCTCGAAGAAAAGCTCGACCTGGTTTCGGCGGGCGATCTGAACTGGAAGGCGCTGCTGCGTGAATTCTGGCAGGATTTTCACGCCAAGGCCGGGGAAATCAGCGAATTCCGCGTCTCCGAAGTGCTGGACCGTCTCAATGACGCGCTGGGCCCGCACATCTTCCCGGACAAGGGCGATGGCTCCAACCCACGCGCCTGCCCGACCTGCGGCACGGGCCAACTGAGCCTGAAGACCTCGCGCTTCGGGGCCTTTGTCGGCTGCTCCAACTACCCGGAATGCAAATATACCCGCCCCGTCGGCAATCCGGAAAACGCCTCGGAAGACACCGCCGCCTCCGGTGACCGCGAACTGGGCAATGATCCGGACACCGGCAAGGTGGTGTCGCTGAAAATCGGGCGTTTCGGCCCCTATGTGCAACTTGGCGAGGCGGAGTCCAAGGACGACAAGCCCAAGCGCTCGTCCCTGCCCAAGGCCTGGCCACCGGCGTCGATTGATCTCGACCGCGCGCTGAAACTGTTGTCCCTGCCGCGAAAAGTCGGCGACCACCCCGAAGACGGTAAGCCGATCACGGCGGCGCTGGGCCGTTTCGGGCCGTTTATCGAGCACGAAAAGACCTATGCCAACCTGCCGAGCTTCGACGACATTTTCGAAGTGGGCCTCAACCGCGCCGTCGTGCTGCTGGCCGAAAAGCGCGCCAATGCCAAGGGTAAGGCCTCATCGGTGGCGCCGCTGAAAGAGCTGGGGGCGCACCCGGAATCGGGCGACGCCATTCAGGTCATGGCCGGTCGTTATGGCCCTTACGTTAAGTGCGGCAAGGTCAATGCCACCATCCCCAAGGACACCCAGCCCGAAGACGTGACGCTGGAACAGGCGCTGGCGCTGATCGAGGCCAAGGGCGGCGTGAAAAAGACCGCGGCCAAAAAAGCCCCGGCCAAGAAGGCGGCTGCGAAAAAACCAGCGGCGAAGAAGGCCTCCACCGCCAAAAAGGCCGAGGCGGAGGCTTAA
- the dprA gene encoding DNA-processing protein DprA: MSDGGEDFFGRFPACTSDSERFARLRLARTHRIGPVHFHQLILRFGSAVKAVENLPLIARRAGGGIVPASLDAVEAEMARGRAAGARLVVLGDAAYPKLLADIPAAPPVLWMLGEQTALPDRAIAIVGARNASAAGQRIAHALARELGEAGFFVVSGLARGIDTQAHTGSLKTGTAAVLGGGVDDIYPPDNADLYQAIRTYGVLISESPVGYRARAGDFPRRNRVISGLTRGTIVVEAELKSGSLITARLANEQGREVFAVPGSPLDPRCRGTNDLIRQGATLCEGVDDILRTLDAQMTLFERPAPVVPLHAVSAFDDTDLDEAIESLRDRLLSLISPVPTPREDLLRLSGAPAHVGLAALGELEIAGLIVTTSDGQYIRA; this comes from the coding sequence ATGAGCGACGGGGGGGAGGACTTTTTCGGACGCTTTCCCGCCTGCACCAGCGACTCGGAACGCTTTGCGCGGTTACGGCTGGCGCGCACGCACCGTATCGGCCCGGTGCATTTCCATCAGCTTATCCTGCGCTTCGGCAGCGCCGTGAAGGCCGTCGAAAACCTGCCCCTGATCGCCAGACGCGCCGGGGGCGGCATCGTCCCCGCCTCGCTTGACGCCGTGGAAGCGGAAATGGCGCGTGGTCGCGCCGCCGGGGCGCGTCTGGTGGTGCTGGGGGACGCCGCCTATCCCAAACTGCTGGCCGACATCCCGGCCGCGCCGCCCGTCCTGTGGATGCTGGGCGAACAGACCGCCCTGCCCGACCGCGCCATCGCTATAGTGGGCGCGCGCAACGCCTCGGCGGCGGGTCAGCGCATCGCGCACGCCCTGGCCAGAGAGCTGGGCGAAGCAGGCTTTTTCGTCGTCTCCGGACTGGCGCGCGGCATAGACACACAGGCCCATACGGGCAGCCTCAAGACCGGGACGGCGGCGGTGCTGGGCGGCGGCGTCGATGACATCTATCCGCCCGATAATGCAGACCTTTATCAGGCTATCCGCACCTATGGCGTGCTGATCTCCGAAAGCCCGGTGGGGTATCGCGCCCGCGCCGGAGACTTTCCGCGCCGCAACCGGGTCATCAGCGGCCTGACGCGCGGCACGATTGTGGTGGAGGCCGAGCTGAAATCCGGCTCGCTGATCACGGCGCGACTGGCCAACGAACAGGGGCGTGAGGTGTTTGCCGTGCCGGGCTCGCCGCTCGACCCACGCTGCCGCGGCACCAACGACCTGATCCGGCAAGGGGCCACCCTGTGCGAAGGCGTGGACGACATCCTGCGCACGCTCGACGCCCAGATGACGCTGTTTGAGCGCCCCGCCCCCGTCGTACCGCTGCACGCCGTCAGTGCGTTTGACGATACGGACCTCGATGAGGCCATCGAGTCCCTGCGTGACCGCCTGCTGAGCCTGATCAGCCCTGTCCCCACCCCGCGCGAAGACCTGCTGCGCCTCAGCGGCGCACCTGCCCATGTCGGTCTGGCAGCCCTGGGGGAACTGGAAATCGCCGGGCTGATCGTCACGACCTCTGACGGGCAGTATATCCGCGCCTGA
- the plsY gene encoding glycerol-3-phosphate 1-O-acyltransferase PlsY — translation MPLPDWTIFALAVIGGYLLGSIPFGVVTTKLAGIDIRSIGSGNIGATNVLRTGRKDLALITFLGDTGKGAMAVGLAFALLLSVDQATRQTGMALAGGAAFLGHLFPVWLKFKGGKGVATFLGTLFAAAWPMGLLAAGTWLLTAFIFRISSLSALVAAALIAPLGLLTDQPHAFVVMALFMSVLIYVRHRDNIRRLLKGEEPKIGKKKDAEPAADA, via the coding sequence ATGCCTCTGCCCGACTGGACCATCTTTGCCCTTGCCGTGATCGGCGGCTACCTGCTGGGGTCGATCCCCTTCGGCGTCGTCACGACGAAGCTGGCCGGTATCGACATCCGCAGCATCGGTTCGGGCAATATCGGCGCGACCAATGTCTTAAGAACCGGGCGTAAGGATCTGGCCCTGATCACCTTTCTGGGCGATACAGGCAAGGGCGCGATGGCGGTCGGTCTGGCCTTCGCCCTGCTGCTCAGCGTCGATCAGGCGACCCGTCAGACGGGCATGGCGCTGGCCGGCGGGGCGGCGTTTTTAGGCCACCTCTTCCCCGTCTGGCTGAAGTTCAAGGGCGGCAAGGGCGTGGCGACCTTCCTCGGCACCCTGTTTGCCGCCGCCTGGCCGATGGGGCTGCTGGCCGCCGGGACGTGGCTTCTGACCGCTTTTATCTTCCGCATTTCGTCCTTGAGCGCGCTGGTGGCCGCCGCCCTGATCGCGCCGCTGGGCCTCCTGACCGATCAGCCGCACGCCTTCGTCGTCATGGCCCTGTTCATGTCGGTGCTGATCTATGTGCGCCACCGCGACAATATCCGCCGCCTGCTCAAGGGCGAGGAACCGAAGATCGGCAAGAAAAAAGACGCCGAACCCGCCGCGGACGCCTGA
- the pyrC gene encoding dihydroorotase, protein MKQSQPIALVNARLIDPASDYDGPGSLILTEGVIAEVLHTAHLPSGSSDMKVIDCDGKVICPGLIDLRVKTGEPGAEPKETLKSASRAAAAGGVTSMVVQPDTDPVIDEPAMVDFILRRARDIELVHVYPAGAATKGHNGKQMAEIGLMSESGAVYFTDVERPIINSKVLARVLSYANGFNALIAHRPKEPWLSEGAVATSGEMAARMGLSGVSALAERIALERDLALVELTGARLLVDQITTAGAIKAVAQAKAKGLDVYASASINHLVFNEIDIGDYRTFYRLDPPLRSEDDRIALVDALADGLIDVVVSNHTPLPAEDKRRPFSEAEPGAIGLQTLLAALIGLHHDREIPLIDLLRTVTINPAQLIGLEAGRLSPGAPADLIVVDIDAPFALRESDILSKSKNSPFENRTLQGKVELTLVDGRIVYQA, encoded by the coding sequence ATGAAGCAGTCTCAACCCATCGCGCTCGTCAATGCCCGCCTGATCGACCCGGCCAGCGACTATGACGGCCCCGGCAGCCTGATCCTCACCGAAGGCGTCATTGCCGAGGTGCTGCACACGGCGCATCTGCCGTCGGGCTCCTCCGACATGAAGGTCATCGACTGCGACGGCAAGGTGATCTGTCCCGGCCTGATCGACCTGCGCGTCAAGACCGGCGAGCCGGGGGCCGAGCCCAAGGAGACTCTGAAATCCGCCAGCCGCGCCGCCGCCGCCGGGGGAGTGACGTCGATGGTGGTGCAGCCCGACACCGACCCGGTGATCGACGAGCCGGCCATGGTCGATTTCATCCTGCGCCGCGCCCGCGATATCGAGCTGGTGCACGTCTATCCGGCCGGGGCCGCCACCAAGGGCCATAATGGCAAGCAGATGGCCGAAATCGGCCTGATGAGCGAATCCGGGGCCGTCTATTTCACCGATGTCGAACGTCCGATCATCAATTCCAAGGTACTGGCCCGCGTCCTCTCTTACGCCAACGGGTTCAATGCCCTGATCGCCCACCGCCCCAAGGAGCCATGGCTGTCGGAAGGTGCGGTCGCCACCTCCGGCGAAATGGCCGCGCGCATGGGGCTGTCGGGTGTGTCCGCGCTGGCGGAGCGCATCGCGCTGGAGCGCGATCTGGCTCTGGTCGAACTGACCGGGGCGCGCCTGCTGGTCGATCAGATCACCACCGCCGGGGCCATCAAGGCTGTTGCACAGGCCAAGGCGAAGGGGCTGGATGTCTATGCCTCGGCCTCGATCAACCATCTGGTGTTCAACGAAATCGACATCGGCGATTACCGCACCTTCTATCGCCTCGACCCGCCGCTGCGTTCCGAAGACGATCGTATCGCTCTGGTGGACGCGCTGGCCGACGGCCTGATTGATGTGGTGGTGTCAAACCACACGCCCCTGCCCGCCGAAGACAAGCGCCGCCCCTTCTCCGAGGCCGAACCGGGGGCGATTGGCCTGCAAACCCTGCTGGCGGCCCTGATCGGCCTGCACCACGATCGGGAGATTCCGCTGATTGACCTGCTGCGCACCGTGACGATCAATCCGGCGCAACTGATCGGTCTGGAGGCCGGGCGGCTGTCGCCCGGTGCGCCCGCCGATCTGATTGTGGTCGATATCGACGCCCCCTTTGCCTTGCGCGAAAGCGACATCCTGTCGAAATCGAAGAACTCCCCCTTTGAAAACCGCACATTACAGGGCAAGGTAGAGCTGACGCTGGTGGACGGTCGAATCGTCTATCAGGCCTGA